A single genomic interval of Picosynechococcus sp. PCC 7003 harbors:
- a CDS encoding putative selenate ABC transporter substrate-binding protein, with protein sequence MKKRLLSALCLLSLSVFGCTAPSTTDVTSPTENETPTTAVQPLVTGAIPDQDPEKLQRLYGLLADYLSAELGVPVEYKPVTDYLAAVTAFKVGDLDLVWFGGLTGVQARLQVPGAEAIAQRDIDAEFHSVLIANVNSGLGELASDADLTQVKGKTLTFGSESSTSGRLMPQYYLEQAGVSLEDFQGEVGFSASHDATIQLVEAGTYDLGMLNEQVWNSRVEAGEVDTNKVKVIWRSPAYYDYHWVISPDVDERYGEGFRDKVQQALLQLDPNNPEHKEILDLFGATQFIQTSNENYAEIEAVGRQIGKIQ encoded by the coding sequence ATGAAAAAACGGCTCCTGTCTGCCCTCTGTCTGCTTTCCCTCAGTGTCTTTGGCTGTACTGCGCCATCGACTACGGATGTCACTAGCCCCACCGAAAATGAGACGCCGACAACGGCAGTGCAACCCTTGGTCACGGGGGCGATTCCCGACCAAGATCCTGAAAAATTGCAGCGACTCTATGGCCTATTGGCGGATTATCTCAGTGCTGAACTGGGAGTCCCCGTGGAATATAAACCCGTCACCGATTATCTTGCGGCAGTCACAGCCTTTAAGGTGGGTGATTTAGATTTAGTTTGGTTTGGTGGGTTAACGGGTGTCCAAGCGAGGTTGCAAGTCCCTGGTGCCGAGGCGATCGCCCAACGGGATATTGATGCCGAATTTCACTCGGTACTCATTGCCAATGTCAATAGCGGTCTAGGGGAATTAGCCAGTGATGCCGATTTAACCCAAGTAAAAGGCAAAACTCTCACTTTTGGTAGTGAATCCTCCACTTCTGGCCGCCTGATGCCCCAATACTACCTAGAACAAGCCGGAGTTTCCCTCGAAGACTTTCAAGGGGAAGTGGGTTTTTCTGCCTCCCACGATGCCACCATTCAATTGGTCGAAGCTGGCACCTACGACCTGGGAATGCTCAACGAACAGGTGTGGAATAGTCGCGTCGAAGCCGGGGAAGTGGACACCAATAAAGTAAAAGTGATTTGGCGATCGCCTGCTTACTACGATTACCACTGGGTTATTTCCCCCGACGTGGATGAGCGCTATGGGGAAGGCTTCCGGGATAAAGTCCAACAGGCTTTGCTCCAACTCGATCCCAACAACCCTGAGCACAAAGAAATTCTTGATTTATTTGGGGCGACCCAGTTTATTCAGACCAGCAACGAAAACTACGCTGAAATCGAAGCCGTGGGCCGCCAGATTGGCAAGATTCAATAA
- the gloA gene encoding lactoylglutathione lyase, whose product MKMLHTMIRVGNLEESLKFYCDVLGMKLLRQKDYPGGKFTLAFVGYGDEKDNTVIELTHNWDTDSYDLGNGFGHIALGVDDIYGTCEKIRELGGKISREPGPMKHGTTVIAFVEDPNGYKIELIEMKKAAA is encoded by the coding sequence ATGAAAATGCTTCACACCATGATTCGGGTCGGCAATTTAGAAGAATCCCTCAAATTTTATTGTGATGTGCTGGGGATGAAGCTCCTGCGCCAAAAAGATTACCCCGGCGGCAAATTCACCTTGGCCTTTGTTGGTTATGGCGACGAAAAAGACAATACCGTGATCGAGCTAACCCACAACTGGGACACCGATAGCTATGACCTCGGCAATGGCTTTGGTCATATTGCCCTGGGTGTGGATGATATCTATGGCACCTGCGAAAAAATCCGCGAGCTGGGCGGTAAAATTTCCCGGGAACCCGGCCCCATGAAGCATGGCACCACGGTAATTGCCTTTGTCGAAGATCCCAACGGCTACAAGATTGAACTGATCGAAATGAAAAAGGCAGCCGCTTAG
- a CDS encoding transporter substrate-binding domain-containing protein — MVNVKKVSDCPSIKKLRQKGLQILGLIGLSILAEAQIQVGLAQSLNNLPDDEAAEVLQVGIGGTPPFLVESVNGDFQGIVPDIWETIAFVNGWEYELILQTETQAALDAVATGELDLLVGPFSITAERLETVDFTQPFFVSGLGVLLPEESPPIWERVRPFFTRTALSSVGVLLVCLFLVGNGMWLVERRHNPEEFPNHYLHGVGNGMWFALVTLTTVGYGDRSPKTPWGRFIAGVWMLISLVAVSSLIGGLASAFTLALAKLPEDAIRDPGDLRGTRMAVVQGTTGEAWAAEYRAKVVQRPSLEEAIALMEANKVDGVIFDRPTLEYYLSQNPDLPLRVADFNLNTENLGFVLPYDSPLAVPLDVSIVALEEDGTLVRTAQDWLQGELNLE; from the coding sequence ATGGTTAATGTAAAAAAAGTCAGTGATTGTCCTTCGATCAAAAAACTTAGGCAGAAGGGCCTGCAAATTCTCGGCTTAATTGGCTTATCCATCTTGGCCGAAGCACAAATCCAAGTTGGGTTGGCCCAAAGTCTCAATAACTTGCCAGACGATGAGGCCGCAGAGGTTCTCCAGGTTGGCATCGGTGGTACTCCTCCTTTTTTAGTGGAGTCGGTCAATGGTGACTTTCAAGGGATTGTGCCGGATATCTGGGAAACCATTGCCTTCGTAAATGGCTGGGAATATGAGTTGATTTTGCAAACGGAGACGCAGGCTGCCCTGGATGCCGTGGCCACTGGGGAATTAGATCTCCTGGTGGGGCCGTTTAGTATTACCGCCGAGCGTTTAGAAACGGTGGATTTTACCCAGCCTTTCTTCGTCTCAGGACTAGGGGTTTTGCTGCCCGAAGAGTCGCCTCCCATTTGGGAACGGGTGCGTCCTTTTTTCACCCGCACAGCTCTCTCTTCGGTGGGGGTTTTGCTGGTTTGTTTATTTTTAGTGGGCAATGGCATGTGGCTCGTGGAGAGACGCCATAACCCAGAGGAGTTTCCTAACCATTATCTGCATGGTGTGGGCAATGGGATGTGGTTTGCCCTGGTGACTTTGACCACGGTTGGCTATGGCGATCGCTCACCCAAAACCCCTTGGGGCCGATTTATCGCCGGAGTTTGGATGTTGATCTCTTTGGTTGCGGTTTCTTCTTTGATTGGGGGATTAGCCTCGGCCTTTACCCTCGCCCTCGCTAAATTGCCAGAGGATGCAATCCGTGATCCTGGGGATTTACGCGGAACCCGCATGGCCGTTGTCCAAGGCACGACAGGGGAAGCTTGGGCGGCTGAATATCGCGCCAAAGTTGTGCAGCGTCCCAGCTTAGAGGAGGCGATCGCCTTAATGGAGGCCAACAAAGTAGACGGGGTAATTTTTGATCGGCCAACCCTGGAATATTACCTGAGCCAAAACCCTGACTTACCCTTGCGAGTTGCCGACTTTAACCTGAATACTGAAAATCTGGGCTTTGTGTTGCCCTACGACAGTCCCCTGGCTGTTCCCCTTGATGTAAGTATCGTCGCCCTCGAAGAAGATGGCACCCTCGTCCGCACCGCCCAAGACTGGCTCCAAGGGGAACTCAATTTAGAATAG
- the pbpC gene encoding penicillin-binding protein 1C → MTSLKDSLYSVNLQNIKPLGDRPRKGLQLRKEMRPKLLVLLRDWLLKIWQRSSLPLKIISVLGAIALAVRLTPLLMPVQAADIVQTDQAFRFYDRHGLFLGTVLSADQENTSVVSLDEVSPYFQQAIIAAEDGDFYAHGPLDLQAIARATYQAIKHQKIVSGASTITMQLARMLGDRPRTLNAKLQEIWVAWRLAAGMNRQEILTAYINRLPMGGNIYGVEAAAQIYFGVAAADLNVAQATLLAAIPNSPTYLNPYDYWDNLKQRQQYVLARLVAEGELSPEQADRVFQEAITLQPRHQGILSAPHFVFWLTEQLDTSQNPVIRTTLDKNLQDFVAAQVRQTVLNLDQNNVHQGAAIAIDNQTGEILAYVGSTDYFTPQGENDGVQALRQPGSTLKPFLYQLALETRTIRPNTILADIPTYYAIPDAKLYEPTDYDEKFLGPVRVRLALGNSLNIPAVRVLEQVGVETFLTRLHQLGFQHLTEDPDYYGLGLTLGSGEVTLMELANAYRTLANGGEKSDLVSHFTRPEAATTPLSDPQTWQLITQMLSDKQARAIAFGVDSALNLPFPAAVKTGTSSNYRDTWAVGFSENYTVATWIGNFDGTPMQQVSGVTGAAPLWRDIMLYLHQQREPSVFPEPAAMVKRPICALSGKKSTGLCPVIVQEYFFPGDLSKYETDLDNFYQEINGEIRLVLPPEYDRWLATQTTLATPQSGLKILFPQDGDRLLSDPNNPGQLTIQFQTTNQEPVQWQLNGKPWQPADPQNPKLRLTPGPQTLEIRQGDRQDQVNFSVEVAPPQTTKRGFSVN, encoded by the coding sequence GTGACGAGTCTTAAAGATTCGCTTTATTCGGTAAACCTGCAAAATATTAAGCCTTTGGGCGATCGCCCCAGAAAAGGGCTACAACTACGAAAAGAGATGAGGCCCAAGCTACTTGTGTTGCTGCGTGACTGGCTCCTAAAAATTTGGCAACGATCGTCCCTTCCCCTAAAAATTATCAGTGTCCTGGGGGCGATCGCCTTGGCTGTGCGTTTAACGCCTCTACTGATGCCTGTGCAAGCCGCAGATATTGTCCAGACCGACCAGGCCTTCCGCTTTTATGACCGCCATGGTTTGTTTTTGGGGACAGTGCTCAGTGCCGACCAAGAAAATACCTCCGTTGTTAGCCTCGATGAAGTTTCACCCTATTTTCAGCAGGCGATTATTGCGGCGGAGGATGGTGATTTTTACGCCCATGGCCCCCTAGATCTCCAGGCGATCGCCAGGGCCACCTACCAAGCAATCAAGCACCAAAAAATTGTCAGCGGGGCTTCGACGATTACGATGCAGCTCGCCCGGATGTTAGGCGATCGCCCCCGGACTTTGAACGCGAAACTCCAGGAGATTTGGGTCGCCTGGCGGTTAGCGGCGGGCATGAATCGCCAAGAAATTTTAACGGCTTACATTAACCGTTTACCCATGGGGGGAAATATCTACGGTGTTGAAGCGGCAGCCCAGATTTATTTTGGTGTAGCAGCGGCGGATCTCAATGTGGCCCAGGCGACCCTCCTTGCGGCCATTCCCAACAGTCCCACTTATCTCAACCCCTACGATTATTGGGACAACCTCAAACAACGGCAACAGTACGTGCTGGCGCGCCTCGTCGCTGAGGGTGAACTTTCTCCAGAACAGGCGGATCGGGTTTTCCAAGAAGCCATCACCCTGCAACCACGTCATCAGGGAATTCTCAGCGCCCCCCATTTTGTTTTTTGGCTAACAGAGCAGTTGGATACCAGCCAAAACCCCGTGATTCGTACCACCCTAGATAAAAATCTCCAGGATTTTGTCGCGGCACAGGTGCGCCAGACCGTTTTAAATTTAGACCAAAATAATGTCCACCAAGGGGCGGCGATCGCCATTGATAATCAAACCGGCGAAATCTTAGCCTATGTGGGGTCTACGGATTACTTTACGCCCCAAGGGGAAAATGATGGCGTACAAGCCCTCCGGCAACCAGGTTCCACCCTCAAGCCCTTTCTGTACCAATTGGCCCTAGAGACCCGAACCATTCGTCCCAATACGATTTTGGCGGATATTCCCACCTACTATGCCATTCCCGACGCCAAACTCTATGAACCTACGGACTACGATGAAAAATTTTTAGGCCCGGTGCGAGTACGCCTAGCTTTAGGCAATTCCCTCAATATTCCGGCGGTGCGAGTTTTAGAACAAGTGGGTGTTGAGACATTTTTAACGCGCTTGCACCAATTAGGTTTTCAGCATTTAACCGAAGACCCAGACTACTATGGCTTGGGTCTCACCCTGGGTAGCGGTGAAGTGACCCTGATGGAGTTGGCCAATGCCTACCGTACCCTGGCCAATGGCGGCGAAAAAAGTGATTTAGTCAGCCATTTCACTCGCCCTGAAGCTGCCACAACGCCCCTCAGTGATCCCCAAACTTGGCAACTCATTACCCAGATGTTGAGTGATAAACAGGCCAGGGCGATCGCCTTTGGGGTCGATTCCGCATTGAATTTACCGTTTCCAGCGGCAGTTAAAACAGGGACATCTTCAAATTATCGTGATACCTGGGCGGTGGGGTTTAGCGAAAACTATACCGTCGCCACCTGGATTGGTAACTTCGATGGCACGCCCATGCAACAAGTTTCAGGGGTGACGGGAGCCGCACCACTCTGGCGAGATATCATGTTGTACCTGCACCAGCAGCGGGAACCCTCAGTATTCCCGGAACCAGCAGCCATGGTTAAACGGCCTATTTGTGCCCTGTCTGGCAAAAAATCAACGGGCCTTTGTCCTGTTATCGTTCAGGAATATTTTTTTCCGGGGGATTTAAGCAAGTATGAAACAGATTTAGATAATTTTTACCAGGAAATTAATGGCGAAATTCGTCTAGTGTTGCCCCCGGAATATGACCGCTGGTTGGCGACCCAAACGACCCTCGCTACGCCCCAAAGCGGCTTAAAAATTCTGTTTCCCCAAGATGGCGATCGCCTCCTGAGCGACCCCAACAATCCCGGGCAACTGACGATCCAATTTCAAACCACGAACCAAGAGCCTGTGCAATGGCAGCTCAATGGCAAACCGTGGCAGCCCGCCGATCCCCAAAACCCGAAGTTACGCCTAACCCCTGGCCCCCAGACCTTAGAAATTCGCCAAGGCGATCGCCAAGATCAAGTTAACTTTTCCGTAGAAGTTGCCCCACCCCAAACCACGAAACGGGGATTTTCAGTTAATTAA
- a CDS encoding HupE/UreJ family protein codes for MGQRHIRHSLLFLGAMLCVSLPSAAIAHVGGHETAGFLHGFQHPLGGLDHLVAMLAVGIWAVQVEEKQGRFLLPLSFLGLMLVGGLLGMVGMNVPGIEVGIIFSDLLLGCFVFFGTRLPLLWSSLIIGALAVFHGYAHGAEMPTNAQGLQYALGFLAGTASLHLIGMGTALLALRRQQIQFFRIAGVMMVVAGLTVFAQSI; via the coding sequence ATGGGTCAGCGTCACATTCGGCACAGTTTGTTATTTCTCGGAGCAATGCTTTGCGTTTCTCTACCATCGGCGGCGATCGCCCACGTCGGCGGCCACGAAACCGCTGGATTTTTGCATGGATTTCAACATCCCCTTGGGGGACTCGATCACCTCGTGGCCATGTTAGCGGTGGGGATTTGGGCGGTTCAGGTCGAAGAAAAGCAAGGGCGTTTTTTACTCCCCCTGAGCTTTCTGGGTTTGATGTTGGTGGGTGGTTTACTCGGCATGGTCGGCATGAACGTACCAGGGATCGAGGTCGGGATTATTTTTTCCGATCTCCTGTTAGGTTGCTTTGTTTTCTTTGGCACCCGTCTCCCCTTGCTGTGGAGTAGTCTCATTATTGGTGCGCTGGCTGTTTTCCATGGCTATGCCCACGGCGCAGAGATGCCCACCAATGCCCAGGGTCTTCAATATGCCCTCGGTTTCCTAGCAGGAACTGCGAGCTTACACCTTATCGGCATGGGAACGGCTTTGCTGGCCTTACGTCGCCAACAGATCCAATTTTTCCGCATTGCTGGGGTAATGATGGTGGTGGCTGGTTTGACAGTCTTTGCCCAGAGCATCTAA
- the fusA gene encoding elongation factor G, with product MKDLTKYRNIGIFAHVDAGKTTTTERILKLTGKIHKLGEVHDGAATTDFMEQEQERGITIQSAATSCFWKDHQLNIIDTPGHVDFTIEVYRSLKVLDGGVGVFCGSGGVEPQSETNWRYANDSKVARLIYVNKLDRIGANFYNVVKQVENILAATPLVMTLPIGTESEFKGVVDLLTEKAWIWDESGDPMNYEITDVPEDMKEQVAEYREALVELAVEQDDEIMEKYLEGEEVSIDEIKACIRKGTRELAFFPTYCGSSFKNKGVQLVLDAVVDYLPNPMEVNPQPETDIEGNETGSFAIVDPEKPLRALAFKIMDDRFGALTFTRIYSGTLKKGDTVLNTATGKTERIGRMVEMHANSREEIDEAQAGDIIAIVGMKNVQTGHTLCDKDNPATLEPMVFPDPVISIAIAPKTKGGNEKMGVALSKMVQEDPSFQVETDQESGETIIKGMGELHLDIKVDILKRTYGVEVEVGKPQVAYRESITKVINDSYTHKKQSGGSGQFGKIDYTIEPGEAGSGFQFESKVTGGNVPREFWPAVQKGFEQSIEKGVLAGFPCVDLKVTLTDGSFHPVDSSAIAFEIAAKSGYRQTLPKAGPQILEPIMKVDVFTPDDYVGDVIGDLNRRRGMIEGQESGATGIRIKAKVPLSEMFGYIGDLRTMTSGRGQFSMEFSHYDPCPKNVADEVIKEAKERAEAK from the coding sequence ATGAAAGACCTGACCAAATATCGTAATATCGGTATCTTCGCTCACGTCGATGCGGGTAAAACCACCACCACCGAACGTATCCTGAAGTTAACCGGAAAAATTCACAAATTAGGTGAAGTGCACGACGGTGCAGCCACCACCGACTTCATGGAGCAGGAGCAGGAGCGCGGGATTACCATTCAGTCCGCCGCCACAAGCTGTTTCTGGAAAGATCACCAGCTCAATATTATCGATACTCCCGGTCACGTCGATTTCACCATTGAAGTTTATCGTTCCCTCAAGGTACTCGACGGTGGTGTCGGTGTATTTTGTGGTTCCGGTGGTGTAGAACCCCAGTCCGAAACCAACTGGCGCTATGCCAACGACTCTAAGGTTGCGCGGTTGATCTACGTCAACAAATTAGACCGGATCGGCGCTAACTTTTATAACGTGGTGAAGCAGGTTGAAAATATCTTGGCGGCAACCCCCCTGGTGATGACCTTGCCGATCGGCACAGAGAGCGAATTTAAGGGTGTTGTGGATCTCCTCACCGAAAAAGCTTGGATTTGGGATGAATCTGGCGATCCGATGAACTACGAGATCACCGATGTCCCCGAAGACATGAAGGAGCAAGTGGCAGAATACCGCGAAGCCCTCGTAGAACTCGCCGTTGAACAAGACGACGAGATCATGGAAAAATACCTCGAAGGCGAAGAGGTCAGCATTGATGAAATCAAAGCCTGTATTCGCAAAGGCACCCGCGAACTAGCTTTCTTCCCCACCTACTGTGGTTCTTCCTTTAAGAACAAAGGGGTACAACTGGTACTCGATGCAGTTGTGGACTATCTCCCCAACCCGATGGAAGTAAATCCCCAGCCGGAAACGGACATTGAAGGGAACGAAACAGGCAGTTTTGCCATTGTTGACCCCGAAAAGCCCCTCCGTGCTTTGGCGTTCAAGATTATGGATGACCGCTTTGGGGCCTTGACCTTTACCCGGATTTATTCTGGCACCCTGAAGAAAGGAGATACCGTACTCAATACTGCTACTGGCAAGACTGAGCGGATCGGGCGGATGGTAGAGATGCACGCCAACTCCCGTGAGGAAATCGATGAAGCCCAAGCGGGTGACATCATTGCCATTGTCGGGATGAAGAATGTCCAAACTGGCCATACCCTCTGTGACAAAGACAATCCGGCGACCCTCGAACCGATGGTTTTCCCTGATCCAGTAATCTCCATTGCGATCGCCCCCAAGACCAAAGGTGGCAATGAGAAAATGGGTGTTGCCCTCAGCAAAATGGTGCAAGAGGATCCCTCCTTCCAAGTGGAAACCGACCAGGAAAGCGGTGAAACCATTATTAAAGGGATGGGTGAACTTCACCTCGATATTAAAGTCGACATCCTCAAGCGTACCTATGGCGTGGAAGTAGAAGTGGGCAAACCCCAGGTTGCCTACCGTGAGTCCATCACCAAGGTCATCAACGATAGCTACACCCACAAGAAGCAGTCCGGTGGTTCCGGTCAGTTCGGGAAGATCGACTACACCATCGAACCGGGTGAAGCGGGTAGCGGCTTCCAGTTCGAGTCCAAGGTTACTGGCGGTAACGTACCCCGTGAATTTTGGCCCGCAGTCCAGAAAGGTTTCGAGCAATCCATCGAAAAAGGTGTACTGGCAGGTTTCCCCTGTGTTGACCTGAAGGTGACTTTGACAGATGGTAGTTTCCACCCGGTTGACTCTTCGGCGATCGCCTTTGAAATCGCTGCTAAGAGTGGCTACCGTCAAACCCTACCCAAGGCTGGCCCCCAAATCCTCGAACCGATCATGAAGGTGGATGTATTTACCCCCGATGATTACGTTGGGGATGTGATCGGTGACCTCAACCGTCGTCGTGGCATGATTGAAGGTCAAGAATCCGGTGCCACCGGGATCCGCATCAAAGCCAAAGTGCCCCTCAGCGAGATGTTTGGTTACATCGGTGACCTCCGTACCATGACCTCCGGCCGTGGTCAGTTCTCCATGGAGTTCTCTCACTATGATCCTTGTCCGAAGAATGTTGCGGATGAAGTGATTAAAGAAGCTAAAGAACGGGCTGAAGCGAAATAA
- a CDS encoding RNA methyltransferase, which yields MASLTHIRIVVVEPAGALNLGSIARVMKNMGLRQLFLVNPHCNHLGQDAYLMAVHGREFLEQAVVVPDLATALTGCKKAIATTGLQRSLSMPVETPKEALPWFLEDDQPSALIFGREDHGLSNSELNQAQKLVCIPTGDEYTSMNLAQAVAVCSYELRSLATEQQGFPPKEKAPPMPDLAELNELEGYYQHLERVLLQVGFLYPHTSASRMETFRNLYHRASPSSREVAMLRGILRQVEWAIANAAAPEP from the coding sequence TTGGCGAGTTTGACGCATATTCGGATTGTGGTTGTAGAACCTGCAGGGGCACTAAATCTTGGCTCCATTGCCCGGGTGATGAAAAATATGGGCCTGAGGCAATTGTTTTTAGTCAATCCCCATTGTAACCATTTGGGCCAGGATGCCTACCTGATGGCAGTCCATGGGCGGGAATTTCTCGAACAGGCGGTGGTTGTGCCTGATTTGGCAACGGCATTGACGGGTTGCAAAAAGGCGATCGCCACCACTGGACTCCAGCGCAGTTTGTCGATGCCTGTGGAAACGCCGAAAGAAGCTCTGCCCTGGTTTTTAGAAGATGATCAGCCCAGCGCGTTGATTTTCGGACGAGAAGACCACGGCCTGAGTAATAGCGAATTAAACCAAGCCCAAAAACTGGTTTGCATTCCCACGGGCGATGAATATACGTCCATGAATTTGGCCCAGGCGGTCGCCGTTTGTAGTTACGAATTGCGCAGTTTAGCCACCGAGCAACAGGGTTTCCCTCCTAAGGAAAAAGCTCCACCAATGCCTGATTTGGCGGAGCTCAATGAATTAGAGGGCTATTATCAGCACCTAGAGCGGGTGTTGTTGCAGGTAGGATTTCTCTATCCCCACACCAGCGCCTCACGGATGGAAACCTTTCGTAATTTGTACCACCGAGCCAGTCCCAGTAGTCGAGAAGTGGCAATGTTACGCGGAATTTTACGGCAGGTGGAATGGGCGATCGCCAATGCGGCTGCACCGGAACCATAA
- a CDS encoding bifunctional pantoate--beta-alanine ligase/(d)CMP kinase, with the protein MKVVRTLAGLQAAIAQVAPRQKIGFVPTMGALHQGHGSLIQRARVETDFVVVSIFVNPLQFGANEDLDHYPRQLEGDRLFCEKLGVNLIFAPTLAEMYPGPEPVQILPPPSMTTGLCGRFRPGHFTGMATVVVKLLQLVRPAIAYFGEKDAQQLAIIKRLVQDLHLPVTVRGCPIVRESSGLALSSRNQYLSTAETTEAIALSQALQTAQKRFQAGERHADLLIAAAKETLAKFPGVQLQYIELVDPETLTPLPQVQKSGLLAIAAYVGQTRLIDNTMLKTRQPIIAIDGPAGAGKSTVTRQVAEQLNLLFLDTGAMYRAIAYLVLENNINPQDEVAVAELVSSATITLVPPKAPTEPITVLANNLDVTQAIRTPAVTKQVSVIAAQAAVRQALVKQQQRLGENGGLVAEGRDIGTHVFPDAELKIFLTATPAERARRRAKDLKAQGETNIDLKQLEAEITERDRLDSTRAIAPLTKAPDAVELITDDLSIEAVVAKIIHLYKGINQI; encoded by the coding sequence ATGAAAGTTGTACGCACCCTTGCTGGATTACAAGCGGCGATCGCCCAGGTTGCCCCCAGGCAAAAAATTGGTTTTGTCCCCACCATGGGGGCACTCCACCAAGGCCATGGCAGCTTAATCCAACGGGCAAGGGTGGAAACAGACTTTGTGGTGGTGAGTATCTTCGTCAACCCGCTGCAATTTGGGGCCAATGAAGATCTTGATCACTATCCCCGCCAATTAGAAGGCGATCGCCTTTTTTGCGAAAAATTAGGGGTAAACCTGATCTTTGCCCCCACGCTGGCTGAAATGTATCCGGGGCCAGAACCGGTGCAGATTTTGCCGCCCCCATCGATGACCACCGGGCTTTGTGGCCGCTTTCGACCGGGTCATTTTACGGGGATGGCGACGGTGGTGGTGAAATTGTTGCAATTGGTGCGGCCGGCGATCGCCTATTTCGGCGAAAAGGATGCCCAACAACTGGCAATTATTAAACGGCTGGTGCAAGATTTACATCTACCCGTCACCGTCCGGGGTTGTCCCATCGTCCGGGAGTCATCGGGGTTAGCCCTGAGTTCCCGCAATCAATATTTATCTACGGCAGAAACAACCGAGGCGATCGCCCTTTCCCAAGCCCTTCAAACCGCCCAAAAGCGATTTCAAGCGGGGGAACGGCATGCGGATTTATTAATTGCGGCGGCCAAGGAAACCCTAGCCAAATTTCCGGGGGTACAACTGCAATATATAGAATTAGTCGATCCAGAAACTCTGACGCCCCTGCCACAGGTGCAAAAATCTGGTTTACTGGCGATCGCCGCCTATGTCGGTCAAACCCGTTTGATTGATAACACCATGCTAAAAACCCGTCAGCCGATTATTGCCATTGATGGCCCCGCCGGAGCCGGCAAATCCACCGTTACCCGCCAGGTGGCCGAGCAGCTTAATCTCCTCTTTTTAGATACCGGGGCGATGTACCGGGCGATCGCCTACCTCGTTTTAGAAAACAATATTAATCCCCAGGATGAAGTGGCCGTCGCCGAACTCGTCAGTAGCGCAACCATCACCTTGGTGCCCCCCAAGGCTCCCACAGAACCCATTACGGTATTGGCGAACAATCTTGATGTGACCCAGGCGATCCGCACGCCTGCCGTAACCAAACAAGTATCCGTTATCGCCGCCCAAGCCGCTGTCCGCCAAGCTCTGGTTAAGCAGCAGCAACGCCTCGGCGAAAATGGGGGTCTGGTGGCAGAAGGGCGCGACATCGGCACCCATGTGTTTCCCGATGCCGAACTCAAGATTTTTTTGACAGCTACCCCCGCCGAACGGGCCAGACGCCGCGCCAAGGATCTCAAAGCCCAGGGAGAAACCAATATTGACCTAAAACAACTAGAGGCAGAAATTACCGAACGCGATCGCCTCGATAGTACCCGTGCCATTGCCCCTTTGACCAAGGCTCCTGATGCGGTGGAGTTAATTACCGATGACCTCAGCATTGAAGCGGTGGTCGCTAAAATTATTCATTTATATAAAGGTATAAACCAGATTTAA
- a CDS encoding septal ring lytic transglycosylase RlpA family protein — MTLKRKHLLALSAVFTTFAPLSLTAAPTLANTDTSTRILARTQVTTAAERLKPIATLFSYPHEERTATTLYVNQLPVLTFLDSGDAANDEAQAIAQKVSQELNTLVAQADFDATKFSVSWQAAGKYDLLYGNAPLITLDDSVFLADRTGNDEQDALIAVNRFRRILGGAEPVAAIANAPKAKNVAGAGLKVQSTMQGRASWYGPGFHGRRTANGERFNQYAMTAAHKTLPFGTKVRVTNVRNGRSVVVRINDRGPFTPGRIIDLSKGSAQQIGLVSSGVATVKLEVLN, encoded by the coding sequence ATGACCTTAAAACGTAAACATTTGCTCGCTTTGTCTGCTGTTTTTACGACCTTTGCTCCCTTGAGCCTGACCGCAGCACCAACCCTAGCAAATACGGATACGTCTACTCGCATTCTGGCCCGTACTCAAGTGACCACTGCGGCAGAACGCTTAAAACCAATCGCTACGTTGTTTTCTTATCCCCACGAAGAACGGACAGCTACCACCCTCTACGTCAATCAACTTCCCGTTCTCACGTTTCTCGATTCCGGTGATGCCGCCAATGATGAGGCCCAGGCGATCGCCCAAAAAGTTTCCCAAGAATTAAATACCCTCGTTGCCCAAGCGGACTTTGATGCCACGAAGTTTTCTGTAAGTTGGCAGGCCGCCGGCAAATATGACTTGCTCTATGGCAATGCTCCCTTGATCACCCTGGATGATTCGGTTTTTCTCGCGGATCGCACTGGCAATGATGAACAGGATGCTCTAATTGCGGTCAATCGCTTCCGACGCATCCTCGGTGGTGCAGAACCCGTAGCGGCGATCGCCAATGCCCCCAAGGCAAAAAATGTGGCTGGGGCTGGCCTGAAGGTACAAAGCACGATGCAAGGCCGGGCCTCTTGGTATGGGCCTGGGTTCCATGGCCGCCGCACGGCGAACGGCGAACGGTTCAATCAATATGCGATGACCGCCGCCCACAAGACCCTCCCCTTTGGGACAAAAGTTCGGGTGACAAATGTGCGTAATGGTCGCTCTGTGGTGGTGCGCATCAATGATCGTGGCCCCTTCACCCCTGGTCGCATTATCGATTTGTCTAAGGGTTCGGCCCAGCAGATTGGTTTAGTCAGTTCCGGCGTGGCTACGGTAAAGTTAGAGGTTCTGAACTAA